The Mucilaginibacter mallensis genome has a segment encoding these proteins:
- a CDS encoding sulfite exporter TauE/SafE family protein yields the protein MSVLVFTLIILIGSYFAGLLGSLTGLGGGFVIIPLLTLGLHVDIHYAIGASLVSVIATSSGSAAAYVREGITNIRLGMFLEIATTAGAMTGAILAVYIPTHYIAILLGVILIFSAVMSLRKKAEQIVKHKNQWAEKLKLNSSYPTAQGTVNYSVTKVGGGFVMMLFAGVLSGLLGVGSGALKVLAMDTIMRIPFKVSTTTSNFMIGVTAAASAVVYLQRGYIDPGISMPVVVGVLLGALSGSKILVHTQSSGWLRWVFAIVVAFLASQMIYNGIIGKI from the coding sequence ATGTCGGTATTAGTATTTACGCTTATTATACTTATCGGTTCATACTTTGCCGGCCTGTTGGGTTCATTAACGGGGCTTGGCGGCGGGTTTGTAATTATCCCACTGCTTACGTTAGGGCTTCATGTTGATATTCATTATGCTATCGGCGCATCGCTGGTATCGGTTATAGCCACATCTTCCGGTTCGGCGGCGGCTTATGTGCGCGAGGGTATTACCAATATCAGGCTAGGCATGTTCCTTGAGATTGCCACCACCGCAGGCGCCATGACGGGGGCCATACTTGCGGTATATATACCTACGCATTACATCGCTATTTTGCTGGGCGTTATACTTATCTTTTCGGCTGTCATGTCGCTCCGCAAAAAGGCAGAGCAAATAGTAAAACATAAAAACCAGTGGGCCGAAAAACTAAAGCTGAACAGCAGTTACCCCACCGCGCAGGGCACCGTTAATTACAGTGTAACTAAAGTAGGCGGCGGGTTTGTAATGATGCTGTTCGCAGGTGTTTTATCGGGCTTGCTGGGTGTGGGTTCAGGTGCATTAAAGGTACTGGCCATGGACACCATTATGCGGATCCCCTTTAAAGTATCAACCACCACCAGCAATTTTATGATTGGTGTTACCGCTGCGGCAAGCGCTGTGGTTTATTTACAGCGTGGTTATATCGATCCGGGTATATCAATGCCGGTGGTAGTTGGCGTGCTGCTTGGCGCCTTAAGCGGATCAAAAATATTGGTACACACACAATCATCGGGCTGGCTACGCTGGGTATTTGCCATTGTGGTTGCTTTTTTAGCTTCGCAGATGATCTATAACGGAATAATCGGGAAAATATAA
- a CDS encoding class I fructose-bisphosphate aldolase, giving the protein MAYNEILELLGKDADSLLNHKSETFPKETLHLPSPDFIDRIFLDSNRNPQVIRNLAAIHNHGRLAGTGYMSILPVDQGIEHTAGASFAKNPLYFDPENILKLAIEAECNAVATTFGNLAMVARKYAHKIPFIVKINHNELLTFPTKYNQIMFGSVDDAWNLGAAAVGATIYFGSEEADRQIIEVSKAFERAHELGMATVLWCYTRNNAFKKDGINYETSADITGQANHLGVTIQADIIKQKLPDVNGGFTKIGFGKTDPLMYSKLSTDNPIDLCRYQVANCYMGRAGLINSGGESAGASDFAETVKNAVINKRAGGSGLIMGRKAFQRPFDEGVKIIRAVQDVYLANEITVA; this is encoded by the coding sequence ATGGCTTATAACGAAATACTAGAGCTGCTTGGCAAGGATGCCGACAGTTTACTGAACCACAAAAGCGAAACTTTTCCAAAAGAAACATTACATCTTCCATCGCCTGATTTTATTGATAGGATATTTTTGGATAGCAACCGCAATCCTCAGGTGATCCGCAATCTGGCTGCTATACATAACCATGGCCGTTTGGCTGGCACGGGCTATATGTCTATCTTGCCTGTCGACCAGGGGATTGAGCATACCGCAGGCGCGTCATTTGCTAAAAACCCACTGTATTTCGATCCGGAGAATATCCTGAAGCTGGCTATTGAGGCTGAGTGTAATGCTGTTGCCACCACGTTCGGTAACCTGGCTATGGTAGCCCGTAAGTATGCACATAAAATACCTTTCATCGTAAAAATCAATCATAACGAGCTGTTAACTTTCCCAACCAAATACAATCAGATCATGTTCGGGTCGGTTGATGATGCCTGGAATTTGGGTGCGGCGGCGGTAGGTGCCACCATCTATTTTGGATCAGAGGAAGCCGACAGGCAGATTATAGAGGTATCAAAGGCTTTTGAGCGTGCTCATGAATTAGGCATGGCTACTGTACTATGGTGCTATACCCGTAACAATGCGTTTAAAAAAGATGGCATTAACTACGAAACATCAGCTGATATTACAGGCCAGGCCAATCATTTAGGCGTAACCATTCAGGCTGATATTATCAAGCAAAAACTGCCTGATGTAAACGGTGGTTTCACTAAAATTGGTTTCGGCAAAACCGACCCATTGATGTACAGTAAACTAAGTACCGATAACCCTATCGACCTGTGCCGCTACCAGGTAGCCAATTGCTATATGGGCCGTGCCGGACTGATCAACTCAGGCGGTGAATCAGCAGGCGCAAGTGATTTTGCCGAAACCGTTAAAAATGCGGTGATCAATAAGAGGGCAGGAGGATCAGGCTTAATTATGGGCCGAAAAGCATTCCAACGCCCGTTTGATGAAGGGGTAAAGATCATTAGAGCAGTACAGGATGTGTATTTGGCCAATGAGATAACTGTGGCGTAG
- a CDS encoding META domain-containing protein: MMKLKLPLIACLLIVLSACSTIKKDEHSAVDARINNIVWEVVSFNGKVLNQRDYGNGLPSITFEMQDNKINGSDGCNTFMGVAAYKGDNITAGPIATTQMACPGNTISGDFYEALASKHLTWALTGDGTLRLLVNDAEVMALKERQ, encoded by the coding sequence ATGATGAAATTAAAACTGCCTTTAATTGCCTGTTTGCTTATTGTACTATCGGCATGCAGCACTATTAAAAAAGATGAGCATAGCGCTGTAGATGCCCGGATCAATAATATTGTTTGGGAGGTAGTATCATTTAATGGCAAAGTACTTAATCAAAGAGATTACGGAAACGGCCTGCCATCCATCACCTTTGAGATGCAGGATAATAAGATAAATGGCAGCGATGGCTGCAATACATTTATGGGGGTTGCTGCCTATAAAGGCGATAACATTACCGCAGGGCCGATTGCTACTACCCAAATGGCCTGCCCCGGAAATACCATCTCAGGTGATTTTTACGAAGCTTTAGCATCGAAACACCTAACCTGGGCCCTGACGGGCGATGGAACGCTGCGCCTGCTGGTGAATGATGCGGAGGTGATGGCGCTGAAGGAAAGACAATAA